The Coleofasciculaceae cyanobacterium DNA segment TATATCGATTTCATTCACAGTTTAACTAAAGCCCGATCCTTGGAGCAAAGCAGTTTACAAGAAGATACTTATCAGAAACAGGAAACTAACCGCGACCTCTACACTCAAAATGAAATCTTGCATAGCGAAGAACTCAGAAAACTAATTGAGGAATTAGGATTCGATTACCAAGCCAATCCCATTGCTGTCGGACATCGTACCAACGACCCCAATGAACCTACTTATCTTGTGGCACTGACCTTGGAATACTTCGGACCAAATGGCGAACCGATTCCCGACCAAAAACAAACAATTTACTGGAACGATCTCGCACAAGAAAATGATGGCTACGGAATAGCGGTTTCTTCAGCATTTAAAACCCCAGCAGCAGGTGAGGTAGTTTCGGCAAAAAAAATCCTAACTATTACTCATTCTTTGTACGAACAACTGGTGAAACTCAAGCAACAGCGTTATTCCGAATTAGAACAACCAGAAACTTTAGAAAACATCAACTTAACTTCTGAGCGGATTAGTAAAATCCAGAAGCGAATTATGGCAATGGATAGTTTTCCGTCTGGAATCAACCGTAAAACCGTCAAAGATACTTTGAAGAAACTTAATTCTGGAAAGGAGCAAAAGAAAGTCCAAAAACTGCTGCGAGATTGCACCGATGGCGATAAAAGTCAGCTAAACGATGGTGAGTTTATCGAGCAGCTAGTTAATGACACAGAGATTCTTAATTTACTAAATCTTGAAGGGATTAAACCTACCAGCTTGAAAGCTTCTTTATCAGCTTTGCTTTTGAGAACGGAAGTAAAGTAGCAATATGCCCTAAAGGATTCCCTAAAGGGTACACCTTCGGATAAGCTTCGCGTCACAATTAATGGTGGTGCAACTTTTTTGTGTTTAGAGGTTTAATCCGAACTCATATTTATTGATGAATAGCCCAATCACTAAGTCATGCATTTCTTCAGTCTTAGAAAAGCAAATTGTCCTTCTTTGTAACCTTTTAATTCTCGTCCTTAATCGAATATGTTTTTGTTCTATTCTTTGAGTTTTCTTTTTACCAATTTCATGTTTATCTTCAGGCAAATGTCTTCGATATGCTCCCAATCCATCTGTACAATAATGCTTGATTCCGAAAGGTTCTAATAGTTTCTTGAGTTTGAGAAATACCTCATCTTTTCGACGACCAAATACATAAGCTAAGACTTGTCCTGTCAGTCTATCAATGGCATGCCATAACCACCTTTGATTCTTCTTTTTGCCTACAAAGCTCCATATGCGAAGCGGTATCCTTTAGGACATTTCGTCTAATTCTGTATCTTCAATCCCTTTTACTGATGTGGAATTTGCAACATTACCCGCATTTGCGATCGGGTTTTCAAAAAGTTTTAAAATCGCCAACTAATTTAAAACCTGAACTTGCGTTTAAATTAGTTAGTTTGGGTTTAGTTAATGTAGAAAGAGATAAAGCAACTGTCAGTTGTGGTCTATATCTAAAATACTTTAGCTTAACTATGGTTTCAGAATACTGATTTACGTCCTATAACTCCACCTATAGGATCTACAAATTTCTGTTTCAAACAGGTTGGACTTCGCCAAAATCATCGCCCCTCAAAATAGAAAAGTACCGTTTGAGCTTTTGCTTCAGTTCAGAATTGAATTTTGAAAGAAGATTTTTATCCGAGTTTAGCCAATTTTCATCTGTATCCATGCCTCCCCCTGATGTATAAACATTCTCTTTATTGGGGGGTGTGGATACGATATCTACAGGGGGGTCAATGCCATATTGCACCTGCATCATAGCTTGATGCTCCCTGTTCTTTTCTTGCTGTTCGAGTTCTCTTTTCGCCTTCTCTTCTCGCTGCTTGATTCGGTACTGCAAAACTTCAATCGCAAAAATAGTATCCTCTTTTGCTAAGGAGTAATATCTAACTTGTTCTCCTCGCTTGCCCTTCTTGTTTGAAACCGTCTTTAGTCCCAACTGACCGATTAATACTCCCACCAACCACATTGGTTTACAGTTTTCGGGAACAGTAAGATTCAAGATAGCTTTAAGATGAACTCTAGAGGCATTAGCAGCTTCGGCAATTTTCTTTACATCAGGGTCAGCAGCACAGATTTCCTCTCCTGACATCAAGCGAGTAACTAACTTAGGTAAACCCAAATTATAACGAGCCAGCCATAAACTTGAGTAATTATGCCAGTCCATACACAAAGGTAAATTATCCCTTTCCTTCAAATCTTTATCGCTTACTATTTGGGGAGGTGCGGGATATTCTCGATTAGTTTCGGGGTCAACAATTTTATCTTCTGAGTTAGCTAAAAGAGATTCCAAAGCTATAAATTGACCGATTAAACTACCTTGTTTATCCTTTTTAACTAACTCATCCGTAACAGCCATGCCGTAATCGCGCTTAATGCGATATTTTTCACATTCAACAATTTCCTCTGGCTCAAGATAATCTTTAGCTTGACGGCTTAAATATTCCTGTTTGCTAATATCGGTGGCATTAACTACTGCTAGTTGATGAACATTATTTAAATAACGTCCAGCTTCGAGCATTTTGTTTTTAATTTTTACATCAC contains these protein-coding regions:
- a CDS encoding AAA-like domain-containing protein gives rise to the protein MWNLQHYPHLRSGFQKVLKSPTNLKPELAFKLVSLGLVNVERDKATVSCGLYLKYFSLTMVSEY